One segment of Coffea arabica cultivar ET-39 chromosome 7c, Coffea Arabica ET-39 HiFi, whole genome shotgun sequence DNA contains the following:
- the LOC113700084 gene encoding triacylglycerol lipase OBL1-like, with the protein MASMASNGEAAFASNYLVLDPKDATAFDLLRFLLSSRADNRRFIFAPRGTRLPFPKRVVIVGSVVLQLILFMLAGPLALLGYALEQWLNLLHVNGGFMGLIFRILRGRRPVQAPDRDSPKFLSLIGLSDNREELDASIPIDDTRYNSALAIMAAKVVYENPAHIEDVVSKIWKMEFMGFYDFWNAFQRKPTTQAMLFRQNKDSDSELICVAFRGTEPFAAEDWITDIDLSYFELPKVGRAHSGFMEALGLQRGSGWPKDLPQSTRQYAYYTIREILKDALKNNPKARFIVTGHSLGGALAILFPSILAYHEEKDLLDRLDGVYTFGQPRVADSRFGAFVEQNLEGSTRKYFRIVYCNDLVPRVPWDNSWSDFQHFGKCIYFNSLYRGDIVDEVPNKNYFSIFMFIPKKMISAWELIRGFGMGMFMGPEYKELKVMRAVRLMGLFGLAGLPAHAPLDYVNSTRFASPNLYTSKPWLGQ; encoded by the exons ATGGCTTCAATGGCTTCCAATGGGGAGGCGGCATTTGCTAGCAACTATCTGGTGCTAGATCCGAAGGACGCCACAGCCTTCGATCTCCTTCGTTTCTTGCTCTCCAGCCGTGCAGACAATAGAAGATTTATTTTTGCCCCAAGAGGGACGAGGTTACCATTCCCTAAAAGGGTGGTCATAGTTGGCTCTGTCGTGCTGCAACTTATCTTGTTCATGTTAGCAGGACCGCTAGCATTGTTGGGGTATGCACTCGAGCAGTGGCTTAACCTGCTGCACGTGAATGGCGGTTTTATGGGGCTTATCTTCAGAATCCTTCGGG GGCGCCGACCAGTACAAGCCCCAGATAGAGATTCGCCCAAGTTCCTGTCGCTGATTGGACTTTCAGACAACCGGGAAGAGCTGGATGCTAGCATCCCAATTGACGATACGAGATATAATTCGGCTCTCGCAATAATGGCTGCCAAAGTCGTTTACGAGAATCCCGCTCATATCGAAGATGTGGTCTCGAAAATCTGGAAG ATGGAATTCATGGGATTTTACGATTTCTGGAACG CTTTCCAAAGGAAACCAACAACACAAGCAATGTTGTTTCGACAAAATAAGGACTCGGACTCGGAACTGATATGTGTGGCCTTCAGAGGTACAGAACCCTTTGCTGCTGAAGATTGGATTACAGACATCGATCTCTCCTATTTTGAACTCCCAAAAGTGGGGAGGGCGCATTCTGGATTCATGGAAGCTCTTGGTCTACAGAGGGGCAGTGGCTGGCCCAAGGACCTACCCCAATCTACTAGGCAATACGCTTACTATACCATCCGGGAAATTCTGAAAGATGCTTTGAAAAACAATCCCAAGGCTAGATTTATAGTGACGGGTCACAGCTTGGGTGGTGCACTAGCAATCCTGTTTCCATCCATTTTGGCGTATCACGAAGAAAAGGATCTGTTGGACCGATTAGACGGGGTCTACACTTTTGGTCAACCAAGAGTTGCAGATTCCAGATTTGGAGCATTCGTGGAACAAAACCTGGAGGGCAGCACGCGCAAGTACTTTAGGATCGTTTATTGCAACGATCTTGTGCCTAGAGTCCCTTGGGACAATTCATGGAGCGATTTTCAGCACTTTGGAAAGTGCATCTACTTCAACAGCCTTTACAGGGGCGAT ATTGTTGATGAAGTACCAAACAAGAACTACTTTTCAATCTTCATGTTCATCCCCAAAAAAATGATCTCTGCTTGGGAGCTGATAAGAGGATTTGGGATGGGAATGTTTATGGGACCTGAATACAAGGAATTGAAGGTTATGCGAGCGGTTCGACTGATGGGCCTCTTCGGGTTGGCTGGCCTGCCAGCACATGCTCCTCTAGATTATGTCAATTCCACAAGGTTTGCGTCTCCCAATTTGTACACTTCCAAGCCATGGCTTGGCCAATAA